A genomic region of Phragmites australis chromosome 2, lpPhrAust1.1, whole genome shotgun sequence contains the following coding sequences:
- the LOC133902461 gene encoding uncharacterized protein LOC133902461, translated as MRVTFLFSGICHLILRWEALGWFLFFAGNVAAAFGSAYYHLKQDDDRLTWDRLPVSKYYFLSAIFPSAMMISASSLLSILAIERVDERAGLYCLISLLSLLLVSSACERVLDDMRLWVIMSFVPCIAIPAMLFLFPPKYTHSRFWFLATGFYLLARFEGLADRKVYSVNRYFISGHSLEHLCFAVVTLILTVMLSFRNIKIARYPD; from the exons ATGCGTGTGACGTTCCTGTTTTCTGGAATCTGCCACTTAAT TTTGAGGTGGGAGGCCTTGGGATGGTTCCTCTTCTTTGCTGGGAATGTAGCAGCAGCATTTGGCTCAGCTTACTATCACCTCAAGCAAGATGATGACCGCTTAACTTGGGACAGGTTGCCGGTATCTAAATATTACTTTCTTTCTGCCATCTTTCCCTCTGCT ATGATGATATCAGCCTCCTCACTTTTGTCTATATTAGCAATTGAAAGAGTTGATGAGAGGGCTGGGCTATATTGTTTGATCTCACTCTTATCTCTTCTATTAGTGAGCAGTGCATGTGAAAG GGTTCTTGATGATATGCGTTTATGGGTGATTATGAGTTTTGTTCCTTGCATTGCAATTCCTGCAATGCTATTCTTGTTTCCTCCCAAGTATACACATTCAAGATTTTGGTTCCTTGCTACAG GTTTTTACCTTCTGGCAAGATTCGAAGGCCTTGCTGACAGAAAGGTTTACAGCGTGAACCGGTACTTCATTAGCGGCCATTCCTTGGAGCACCTTTGCTTTGCCGTGGTGACGTTGATACTAACTGTGATGTTGTCCTTCAGAAATATTAAGATTGCCAGGTACCCAGATTAA